The Pygocentrus nattereri isolate fPygNat1 chromosome 4, fPygNat1.pri, whole genome shotgun sequence genome includes a window with the following:
- the LOC108426277 gene encoding solute carrier family 35 member D3: MERVMEVCKGRLLGISVAIAHGVFSGSLNILLKFLITTYHFTYLTLIQCMTSATAALTLETLRRLGKVDIPPFSLHLAKVFASVCVLSTLQSTLTLWSLRGLSLPMYVVFKRCLPLVTLGIGVCVLRNGTPSVGVVVAVLITTGGAALAGAGDLTGDPFGYVTGILAVIIHASYLVIIQKTGADSEYGPLTAQYTIAIVASPVLLVCSFVSTDAIDMWTYEGWKNPFITGIFCSCIFIGCAMNFTTLHCTYINSAVTTSFVGVVKSIATITVGMLAFSDVEPTKLFVAGVVVNTIGSITYCVVKYFETKKKLNYQDMDTAAKDDEPPGEPYIDPPPKADGELESFANGSLSGAFSGSGLSPVRDSKGAEFIELERPAFLENEPTNQSLTDNYVGVWRSVRTLKFLKKDTLLDNMEVQSP; this comes from the exons ATGGAGCGCGTCATGGAAGTTTGCAAGGGCCGCCTGCTGGGCATCTCGGTGGCCATTGCGCACGGAGTGTTCTCGGGGTCCCTCAACATCCTGCTCAAATTCCTCATCACCACCTACCACTTCACCTACCTCACGCTCATCCAGTGCATGACCAGCGCCACGGCGGCGCTCACGCTGGAGACTCTGCGCAGGCTGGGCAAGGTGGACATCCCGCCCTTCAGCCTGCACCTGGCCAAAGTTTTCGCCAGCGTGTGCGTGCTGTCCACGCTGCAGTCCACGCTGACCCTGTGGTCGCTGAGGGGTCTCAGCTTGCCCATGTACGTGGTCTTCAAGCGCTGCCTGCCTCTAGTCACGCTGGGCATCGGCGTGTGCGTGCTGAGGAACGGGACGCCCAGTGTTGGGGTGGTCGTGGCGGTGCTCATCACAACCGGGGGGGCAGCTTTGGCAG GTGCAGGTGACCTCACTGGGGACCCCTTTGGCTATGTGACTGGCATTTTAGCGGTCATTATCCATGCCTCCTACCTCGTGATTATCCAGAAGACTGGTGCAGATAGTGAATATGGCCCACTAACTGCCCAGTACACCATCGCCATAGTGGCCTCCCCTGTGCTGCTCGTTTGTTCCTTCGTGAGCACGGACGCCATTGACATGTGGACGTACGAGGGctggaagaaccctttcatcacgGGCATCTTCTGCTCCTGCATCTTCATCGGCTGCGCCATGAACTTcaccacactgcactgcacttaCATTAACTCAGCTGTGACCACCAGCTTTGTGGGAGTTGTGAAAAGCATCGCTACAATTACTGTGGGCATGCTAGCATTTAGCGATGTGGAGCCCACCAAACTGTTTGTAGCAGGTGTGGTGGTGAACACAATAGGGTCCATCACCTATTGCGTGGTAAAGTACTTTGAGACGAAAAAGAAGCTCAACTACCAGGATATGGACACCGCAGCCAAGGACGACGAACCACCTGGAGAACCGTATatagatccaccacccaaagcCGATGGAGAGTTGGAAAGTTTTGCTAACGGAAGCCTGAGTGGAGCGTTTAGCGGCAGTGGCCTGAGTCCAGTCCGTGACAGTAAAGGCGCGGAGTTCATAGAGTTAGAAAGACCAGCATTTCTGGAGAATGAGCCAACAAACCAGTCTTTAACTGACAATTATGTCGgtgtctggaggtcagttcgcACCTTAAAGTTCCTCAAGAAGGACACCTTACTTGACAACATGGAGGTGCAAAGTCCTTGA